AATTGGCACAAATCCTTACAGGAAATTGCTTCACCGGGATCAGCATTGCTTGGTGGAAATGGACTCATAATGGCCATCACATTGCCTGCAACAGTCTCGATCATGACCCGGATCTCCAACACATGCCAGTCTTCGCCGTGTCGTCGTGGTTTTTTAACTCCATGAATTCCAGCTTCTACGGGAGGAAGATGATTTTCGATCCCATCTCTAGGTTTCTAGTCAGCCATCAGCATTGGACATTTTACCCCGTAATGTGCGTTGCCCGGATCAATCTGTTTCTTCAGACATTCTTGCTATTGTTCTCAAAGAGGAAGATCCCCAACAGAGCTACGAACATAATGGGAATCCTTGTCTTCTGGATTTGGTTTCCTCTTCTTGTTTCGTACCTGCCCAATTGGACAGAGAGGGTGATGTTCGTGCTCGCCTGCTTCACGGTCACATCGATTCAGCACATCCAATTCTGCTTGAACCATTTCTCAGCCAATGTGTATGTTGGACATCCCAATGGGAACGACTGGTTCGAGAAGCAGACGAGCGGGACTATCGACATTTCGTGCTCGTCTTGGATGGATTGGTTCCATGGGGGGTTGCAGTTTCAGCTGGAGCACCATTTGTTCCCTCGCCTTCCGCGGTGCCACCTGCGGAAGGTGTCACCCTTGGTGAAGGACTTGTGCAAGAAGCACAATTTGCCTTACCGCAGCCTCTCCTTCTGGGATGCAAATGTATCAACTATTAAGACCCTCAGGACTGCAGCACTGCAGGCAAGGGACCTGGCCAACCCTGTTCCGAAGAATTTGATCTGGGAAGCTGTCAACACTCACggctaaaaaaaatttatgatgtTTTTTCAAGATTCTATTGTCGAATCTCTATTTCCTTCCAAGGAATCTTATCTGTTATTTCTTAATGCTTATCATAGTTCTTCAGTTGAGTCCATTGTAATGAAAATTTTTCTTCAACTTTGTTCGTCTTTTTTTCCTATacaggaaaaaaagaaagaatactCGGTTTCACTATATATATGGATTGAGCTGCTTTCTTTTTTCCTCTACCTTTACTGTAATAGGATCTCATTAGACCATCATGCAAGTCTGATTTCTAATTCAAGTATCTTCGCATATTAATTGTGGTGTTTCTTCTCGTTACTTTTTTCTAATAACTTATGGGCAACGAAATTATAATTTCTCCCACCTCAGTTCAGAACTAGGAGAATGATCAGAAACATAACTTTACACTTCAGTGCACATGTTGATTtgtggaatggaatgaaaatttgaacagagaatgaaaaaatcaagggataaatttgattccattccacGGTCTTCCATTTCCTGCTTCCTAGTTGACGCATTCAACGCAGGGAGAAAACTCCAAATAAGAATCCTTTCTTGTAAGTACCTGTTGCTGCTTGCTATACAAACTTTATCCAGCATCTTGTTCTCTTTTCAGCGTGCACCCCCAATACACACATGGATGCATCTATAGATTAGAAAATTCCAAAGTAAAATCCGTTCTGATAAGAATCATTTGCAGATTGCTGCGCACAAACCGTCCAGCATCTTTGTCTGTTCAATATGCTAAAGACAATATGCAACCCAACACACATACACAAATCTATAGGTTAGAAACTTCAATTAGAATATTTTCTGATAAGAATTAGTCCCAGCTTGCAATTACTAATACAAATGTTCTCCTGCATCTGTCTTTTCAATATGTCACCCAATAGGCACATGCATGCGTCTATAGATTACCGAAAGGGGTATGCATATATGTAgaatatatattgtaaatcagGAGCAACTCTTCCACTTAGAACTAAACAGTCTAATTTAGAAGTAGCTTATCATCGAAGAACAATACCCTAGCGTCCAAGTCTATCATCACAAAACTTGGAACCACGGGATCACACATCCATAATTTTTCAATCCCTTCTTCACTGAAGCACTTACAAAGCTAGATCTGCCACCTGAATGAAGCCACTTCCTGCTGCCTTTGGAGATGCGTGGGTTGCCATAAGAATGGCCAGAATACCCAAAAGTTCTGTCCTTATCTTAGTAGATGGCATTCTGACAGGGATCATGGAACGCATTGCTAGGATTAATATTACCAATGAGAGGAAAGCTTACTGCTTTTGGGCTTAATTAATCAAATACTGTCTAGTCTTGTAGCCTGTAAGCTTGTAGCTGCCAGCTTCAGTCTTGGATTTTAACATAAAAATGAGGAGAGCGTTGATATCTGAAGACAGAAGCTTGTCAAATTACTCTCTACTTGCGATGTAGGCATCGGGTTCGACAATAAAGATATGATGGAACCCCAACATACCAAAACTAGCTGACTTTGAGTTAAAGAATATAGAATTGAAGCGCATTGGATGAAAATGTGTGAAATTGATCAAAGTTCAATTGTAAATTAAACAATTTAGGATATCAATTTCATTTTCTCAAACAGTACAAAAGAGTCCTCACAAATTTGGCCTTATAATCTGGTTTAATTTTTTCAGTCAACTAGTTGAATGTTTTGACTGAATTCTTCCTCACAATCTTTTGGTAGGATGAAGTCAAGTTCTATCTTTGCTAGATTTCTAGGAGAAACACTGCTCATTAGCTGCTCTGGTGTGTGTATGTGTGGTTGTTGGAGTTAACCTTGACCTGGATTggaattcatttttctttttccttgtgtGAAAAAGTAGAAGAATGCAAGGAATTCTTAACAATCTTGCTAATTAAGCGAGATGATGATCGTCAATAACACTAGAATGGACATATAAACTATGCAACGCTGCAAACACATGGGACCTCATTCCCGTACACAGGTAATGTGCTAAGAAAAAcccaattaaaaaaatttagtaaaagagTGCAAGGAGCCTTAACAGTCACCAAATCTAATTAACAAAAATTTCCACCCATGACCAAATCTAAGTCCTACATTGTCTAAAAATAAAGTTAAAACAATTATCCTGAGTTCTTTTTCCTGTCACCCAGACAAGGCAGACTGTAGTCGCAAACCTTACCTTTGTATCAGAGCAAGTTTTCTAGCATCCAGCTCATTTTCTACTCCCATTCCAAATTAGGTATATTACTTAAGGTTTATTCAACTGCCTTATGCCAAAAACAATTCTCCAATTCCAACTGCAGAAATTAAGAAGTCGAATTCTCCAATCACTTGTGTTTCTAATAAGATAAACAAGCATCCTTAGGCCCCAAATAGCAGAGGCCTTTGTGAGATCCATATGTATTTGACAATTATTGCTCTGTACCAGACTTCCATTCTTTTGATACCCAACCTCATCTTCTCTTTGGTAGCAGCTGCTAACCCCACCCTATAGAAACTAATTAATTCCATCTAAACATCTGATTTCATCTT
This region of Malania oleifera isolate guangnan ecotype guangnan chromosome 10, ASM2987363v1, whole genome shotgun sequence genomic DNA includes:
- the LOC131166463 gene encoding delta(8)-fatty-acid desaturase 2, with translation MAGDGKKYISSEMLKEHNKPGDLWISIQGKVYDVSDWAKDHPGGETPLLNLAGQDVTDAFIAYHPGSAWQYLDKFFTGYHLKDFKVSEVSKDYRRLVSEFSKLGFFEKKGHGVMFGLTCVTLMFAACVYGVVYSQSTSVHMGCGALIGFLWIQSAYMGHDSGHYQIMSSPGFNKLAQILTGNCFTGISIAWWKWTHNGHHIACNSLDHDPDLQHMPVFAVSSWFFNSMNSSFYGRKMIFDPISRFLVSHQHWTFYPVMCVARINLFLQTFLLLFSKRKIPNRATNIMGILVFWIWFPLLVSYLPNWTERVMFVLACFTVTSIQHIQFCLNHFSANVYVGHPNGNDWFEKQTSGTIDISCSSWMDWFHGGLQFQLEHHLFPRLPRCHLRKVSPLVKDLCKKHNLPYRSLSFWDANVSTIKTLRTAALQARDLANPVPKNLIWEAVNTHG